The Musa acuminata AAA Group cultivar baxijiao chromosome BXJ1-3, Cavendish_Baxijiao_AAA, whole genome shotgun sequence genome window below encodes:
- the LOC103978129 gene encoding transcription factor JAMYB encodes MEEIRRGPWTTEEDLVLIKYVAQHGEGRWNALARCAGLKRTGKSCRLRWLNYLRPDVRRGNITPEEQLLILDLHSRWGNRWSKIAQCLPGRTDNEIKNYWRTRVQKHAKQLHCDVNSTTFKDAIRYVWMPRLLERIRAASGGAAFSSSCTSPVATATAAPAADPLPSHPLKQPERATLGPETVESSPSEDSLPTPFSCFADCHSTTMQGWGGWAPDSLSLPVCCDEQGGWPSGDLLSSESLWSMEDDWFMQHQIQSYQPYC; translated from the exons atggaggagatCAGAAGAGGGCCTTGGACCACGGAAGAAGACCTTGTGCTCATCAAATACGTCGCCCAACATGGCGAGGGCAGATGGAACGCCCTCGCTCGCTGCGCAG GACTGAAACGAACGGGAAAGAGCTGCAGGCTTCGATGGCTCAACTATCTTCGTCCAGATGTCCGGCGCGGGAACATCACGCCGGAGGAGCAGCTTCTCATCCTCGACCTCCACTCTCGTTGGGGAAATCG GTGGTCCAAAATAGCACAGTGTCTTCCGGGAAGGACTGATAACGAAATAAAGAACTACTGGAGGACCAGAGTGCAAAAACACGCAAAGCAGCTCCACTGCGACGTCAACAGCACGACGTTCAAAGACGCAATCCGGTACGTGTGGATGCCACGCCTCCTCGAACGAATCCGAGCGGCTTCCGGCGGCGCCGCTTTCTCTTCCTCCTGCACCAGCCCCGTCGCCACAGCCACAGCCGCCCCCGCCGCTGACCCTCTGCCTTCCCACCCGCTCAAGCAACCGGAGCGGGCGACGCTCGGCCCGGAAACAGTTGAGTCGTCGCCGTCGGAGGACTCGCTTCCGACTCCGTTCTCGTGCTTCGCCGACTGCCACTCCACCACCATGCAAGGTTGGGGTGGGTGGGCACCGGATTCCCTATCTCTTCCCGTATGTTGCGATGAACAAGGTGGATGGCCGTCAGGGGACTTGTTGAGCAGTGAGTCCTTGTGGAGCATGGAAGACGACTGGTTCATGCAACACCAGATTCAATCTTATCAACCCTATTGCTGA
- the LOC135622158 gene encoding psbP domain-containing protein 1, chloroplastic-like, giving the protein MAASIAVMGSISAPRLSSRTRRSAVPPVSASASTRNENGSSPSCRHHSIAALTRRDVMASVLSSFVFSQLRSCEDTLAEPSVGFREYIDTFDGYTFLYPQNWIQVRGSGADIFFRDPFVLDENLSVELSSPSSSRYKSVEDLGTPQEAANKVLKQYLTEFMSTRLGVRRESNILSASSRIADDGRLYYQVEVNIKSYASNNELAVMPQDRIQRLEWDRRYLSVLGVENNQLYELRLQTPENVFLEEEKDLRDVMDSFRVVKAVN; this is encoded by the exons ATGGCCGCATCCATCGCCGTGATGGGTTCGATCTCTGCCCCTCGGCTTTCTTCCCGAACCCGGCGGTCGGCCGTGCCTCCTGTCTCGGCGTCGGCGAGCACGAGGAACGAGAACGGCAGCAGCCCCTCCTGCCGCCACCACTCCATCGCCGCAC TTACCAGGAGGGATGTCATGGCTTCTGTGTTGTCGAGTTTTGTATTCTCACAATTGAGATCATGTGAAGATACCTTAGCTGAGCCATCAGTTGGATTCAGAGAGTATATAGATACATTTGATGGCTATACATTTCTCTATCCACAAAATTGGATCCAAGTTAGAGGATCTGGAGCAGACATATTTTTCAGGGACCCTTTTGTTCTTGATGAGAATTTATCTGTGGAGTTGTCTTCTCCTTCATCTTCAAGATATAAAAGTGTCGAAGATTTGGGGACACCGCAAGAGGCTGCCAATAAGGTTCTCAAGCAGTATTTAACCGAATTCATGTCTACCAGACTAGGAGTTCGGCGTGAATCAAACATTCTATCAGCATCATCAAGGATTGCTGATGATGGTAGGCTCTACTATCAAGTTGAG GTAAACATTAAATCATATGCAAGCAACAATGAGTTGGCTGTTATGCCACAGGACAGGATACAACGACTTGAATGGGACAGGCGTTACTTATCAGTTCTTGGTGTTGAGAATAACCAGCTGTATGAGTTGAGGTTGCAGACCCCTGAAAATGTGTTCCTTGAGGAAGAAAAGGATCTACGAGACGTCATGGACTCCTTCAGAGTGGTCAAGGCAGTGAACTAA
- the LOC135622150 gene encoding probable boron transporter 2: protein MEETFVPFRGIKNDLQGRLKCYKQDWTGGFRAGIRILAPTTYIFFASAIPVISFGEQLERSTDGVLTAVQTLASTALCGIVHSIIGGQPLLILGVAEPTVLMYTFMFNFAKDRADLGRNLFLAWSGWVCVWTSFLLFLLAILGACSIINRFTRLAGELFGLLIAMLFMQQAIKGLVDEFRIPERENPKALEFIPSWRFANGMFALVLSFGLLFTALRSRKARSWRYGTGWLRGLIADYGVPLMVLVWTGVSYIPTSSVPKGIPRRLFSPNPWSPGAYENWTVIKEMLNVPFLYILGAFIPATMIAVLYYFDHSVASQLAQQKEFNLRKPASFHYDLLLLGFLTLLCGLIGIPPSNGVIPQSPMHTKSLATLKHQLLRSRLVATARQSMSQNSSLSQLYGNMQDAYRQMQTPLIYQESSARGLMELKDSTVQLASSMGNFDAPVDETVFDIEKEIDDLLPVEVKEQRLSNLLQAMMVGGCVGALPFLRKIPTSVLWGYFAFMAIESLPGNQFWERILLLFTAPSRRFKVLEEQHATFVETVPFKTITFFTLFQTIYLLVCFGITWIPIAGVLFPLMIMLLVPVRQYFLPKLFKGAHLTDLDAAEYEESPPLAYNLAAEIDIAKGCSFAESGEVLDDIVTRSRGEIKHMNSPKLTSSSGTPTNDIRGKTSPWLSDKAYSPRLNELRQDHSPRLGGRGPISPRTGEVGPSKLREGARDSPSK from the exons ATGGAGGAAACTTTTGTGCCTTTTCGTGGGATCAAGAATGACCTTCAAGGAAGATTGAAGTGTTACAAGCAAGACTGGACTGGTGGTTTCCGGGCAGGCATCAG GATTCTGGCTCCAACTACTTATATATTCTTCGCATCTGCAATCCCAGTTATTTCATTTGGAGAGCAATTGGAAAGAAGTACTG ATGGTGTTCTGACAGCAGTGCAGACTTTAGCATCGACTGCACTGTGTGGAATTGTACACTCAATCATCGGAGGTCAACCTTTGCTGATTCTTGGAGTTGCAGAACCCACAGTACTTATGTACACGTTCATGTTTAACTTTGCCAAGGATAGGGCAGATTTGGGTCGAAACTTGTTTCTGGCATGGAGTGGATG GGTGTGTGTCTGGACTTCCTTCTTGCTATTTTTACTGGCAATCTTAGGTGCATGTTCTATCATCAATCGATTTACTCGTTTAGCTGGAGAGCTTTTCGGTTTGCTGATAGCCATGCTCTTTATGCAACAGGCTATTAAG GGGCTTGTTGATGAGTTCCGCATACCCGAAAGAGAGAACCCAAAGGCGCTAGAATTCATTCCATCTTGGAGATTTGCTAATGGAATGTTTGCTCTGGTTCTGTCATTTGGCCTTCTATTCACCGCACTAAGAAGTAGGAAGGCACGATCGTGGCGCTATGGAACTG GTTGGTTAAGAGGCCTTATTGCAGATTATGGGGTGCCCCTCATGGTCCTTGTCTGGACAGGAGTATCTTATATTCCTACTAGTAGTGTTCCAAAAGGAATCCCTAGACGCCTTTTTAGCCCAAACCCTTGGTCACCTGGAGCATACGAGAATTGGACAGTGATCAAG GAGATGCTCAATGTGCCCTTTCTCTACATTCTTGGAGCTTTCATACCAGCTACGATGATAGCAGTCCTATATTATTTTGATCACAGTGTAGCATCTCAACTTGCTCAACAGAAGGAGTTTAATTTAAGAAAGCCAGCATCATTTCATTATGATCTACTGCTATTGGGCTTCTTG ACTTTATTATGTGGACTTATTGGAATTCCTCCATCTAATGGAGTCATCCCACAGTCGCCAATGCACACAAAGAGTCTGGCCACTCTCAAACATCAA CTTCTTCGAAGTCGACTGGTAGCCACTGCACGCCAAAGTATGAGCCAAAATTCAAGCTTGAGTCAACTGTATGGTAACATGCAAGATGCTTATCGGCAAATGCAGACCCCTTTAATTTACCAAGAGTCATCTGCTCGA GGATTGATGGAGCTAAAAGACTCGACTGTCCAACTTGCTTCAAGTATGGGAAATTTTGATGCACCAGTTGATGAGACGGTATTTGATATCGAAAAGGAAATTGACGATCTTCTACCAGTTGAGGTTAAAGAGCAGCGTCTAAGCAATTTGCTTCAGGCTATGATGGTTGGAGGGTGCGTTGGAGCATTGCCATTCCTCAGGAAAATCCCAACATCTGTTCTATGGGGATATTTTGCTTTCATGGCCATAGAAAGCTTACCAGGAAACCAGTTCTGGGAAAGGATTCTCCTGCTTTTCACTGCACCAAGTAGAAGATTCAA AGTGCTTGAAGAGCAACATGCAACCTTCGTCGAGACCGTGCCTTTCAAGACAATCACTTTCTTTACTCTCTTCCAGACAATTTACTTGCTTGTCTGCTTTGGAATAACATGGATTCCTATAGCTGGTGTCCTTTTTCCACTAATGATCATGCTTTTAGTACCTGTAAGACAATACTTTCTCCCAAAGCTCTTCAAAGGAGCACACCTTACTGATCTAGATGCAGCAGAGTATGAAGAATCACCACCCTTAGCATATAACCTGGCAGCG GAGATCGACATTGCCAAGGGATGCTCCTTTGCAGAGAGTGGGGAGGTCCTGGATGACATAGTCACCAGAAGCCGAGGTGAGATTAAACATATGAATAGCCCCAAACTAACTAGTTCAAGCGGAACCCCAACAAACGACATAAGGGGTAAAACCAGTCCCTGGTTGTCAGACAAAGCCTACAGTCCTAGATTGAATGAACTGAGGCAGGATCATAGTCCTCGGCTTGGGGGACGAGGGCCAATCAGTCCGAGAACTGGAGAGGTTGGACCATCCAAACTCAGAGAAGGTGCTCGGGATTCCCCATCAAAGTAG
- the LOC135622166 gene encoding pentatricopeptide repeat-containing protein At1g08070, chloroplastic-like, translated as MSTPLPQHQLFVPSRPQRQRGSPRATRVRGRTLPALLTTGRAPEGNNPPPDPTVNFHRLLSSGALEPEHIAFPSLFKTCCGFRAAEEGRQLHGQAVKRGLLLSDVFVQRSLLRMYARFLACDDALKVFERCSQPDIVSCNDLIVGLCRIGDLDAARKVFDGMADRNVVSWSVMVDGYSRNGSLGIAQELFDAMPERNQFCWNSLISGYLRCGHVEVARRIFDRMRTQRGVVTWTAMISGYVQNSQYKEALDLFLEMQVAGVPPNKVTIVSVLPAVTELGALDQGRWIHAYLDKMGVEVDSVLASALVDMYSNCGCIGDAIYVFEKLEHKELSAWNSIISGLAAHGRGRDALHLFYRMQDDFQMIPNDVTFTAILSACSHAGLVEEGRRLFHLFTEHYRLKPNIRHYGCMVDVLARAGCLKEAVEFVETMPVEPNSVIWKSLISACRIHKNVGLADRIWRKITESGLRDSGACVLMSNILKDVGRPDDAGKVRKQMNDLQVKKVAGCSWLELDGVIHEFLTGRESFHAQGMQIRSLLYEMQEMIKLEEYNIDNLN; from the coding sequence ATGTCGACGCCATTGCCTCAGCATCAACTGTTCGTTCCATCTCGCCCGCAACGGCAACGCGGAAGCCCTCGTGCGACAAGGGTTCGTGGGAGGACTCTCCCCGCGCTTCTCACAACCGGAAGAGCACCCGAAGGAAACAATCCTCCTCCCGACCCAACCGTCAACTTCCATCGGCTTCTCTCTTCGGGGGCCCTCGAGCCTGAACATATCGCCTTCCCTTCCCTGTTCAAAACCTGCTGCGGCTTCCGCGCTGCCGAGGAAGGGCGGCAGCTCCATGGGCAGGCTGTCAAAAGAGGCCTCCTCCTCTCGGACGTCTTCGTTCAGAGATCCCTGCTCAGGATGTACGCTAGGTTTCTTGCTTGTGATGACGCGCTCAAGGTGTTCGAACGATGCTCCCAACCGGACATCGTCTCTTGCAACGATTTGATCGTGGGGTTGTGTAGGATCGGGGATTTGGATGCTGCAAGAAAGGTGTTCGATGGAATGGCTGATAGGAATGTGGTCTCTTGGAGCGTCATGGTTGATGGGTACTCGAGGAACGGGTCGCTGGGGATTGCACAGGAGCTCTTCGATGCGATGCCCGAGAGGAACCAGTTCTGTTGGAACTCGTTGATTTCTGGGTACTTGAGATGCGGTCACGTTGAGGTTGCTCGAAGGATCTTTGATCGAATGAGGACTCAGAGGGGTGTCGTCACTTGGACGGCTATGATTTCGGGCTATGTGCAGAATTCACAGTATAAGGAGGCATTGGACCTGTTCCTCGAGATGCAAGTCGCGGGCGTCCCGCCGAACAAAGTCACCATTGTGAGCGTCCTTCCGGcagtcacggagcttggtgctcttGATCAGGGGCGATGGATCCATGCCTATTTGGACAAGATGGGTGTAGAAGTCGACTCGGTACTTGCATCCGCTCTCGTGGATATGTACTCCAACTGTGGCTGCATTGGGGATGCCATTTACGTCTTCGAGAAGCTCGAGCACAAGGAGTTGTCAGCTTGGAACTCCATCATCTCAGGCCTTGCAGCTCACGGTCGTGGAAGAGATGCCCTCCACCTGTTCTACAGAATGCAGGATGACTTCCAAATGATCCCCAACGATGTCACGTTTACTGCCATTTTAAGTGCTTGCAGCCATGCAGGTCTTGTAGAGGAGGGGCGCAGGCTGTTCCATCTCTTTACGGAGCATTACAGGTTGAAACCAAACATAAGACATTACGGGTGCATGGTTGATGTCTTGGCACGTGCGGGGTGCCTAAAAGAGGCCGTGGAGTTTGTGGAGACCATGCCGGTCGAGCCTAATTCGGTCATCTGGAAGTCGCTAATCAGTGCTTGCAGAATTCACAAGAACGTTGGACTGGCTGACCGTATATGGAGAAAGATAACTGAATCGGGTCTTCGAGACAGTGGTGCTTGCGTTTTGATGTCTAATATCCTTAAGGATGTTGGTCGACCTGATGATGCAGGCAAAGTGAGAAAGCAGATGAATGATTTGCAGGTGAAAAAGGTTGCAGGCTGCAGTTGGCTTGAGTTGGATGGAGTGATTCATGAATTCTTGACGGGCAGAGAGAGCTTTCATGCTCAAGGCATGCAGATTCGTAGTTTGTTATACGAGATGCAGGAGATGATCAAACTGGAGGAATATAATATAGATAACTTGAATTAG
- the LOC103978020 gene encoding membrane magnesium transporter: MRVGFMVGILGGILLAHAGYATIQYRGMLKIVEEEFSRPPMNVVVELLLGLAFCIWAALAAPAKFRSIHPDSEENRIVSLPTNLDFMIFNHRGKVFPCNAEYKLKK; this comes from the exons ATGAGAGTTGGATTCATGGTTGGGATCCTCGGAGGCATCCTCCTTGCCCACGCCGGCTATGCCACCATCCAAT ACAGAGGGATGCTGAAGATCGTGGAAGAAGAGTTCTCGCGTCCTCCGATGAAC GTTGTGGTCGAGCTACTACTGGGGTTGGCTTTCTGCATATGGGCGGCTCTGGCGGCTCCTGCAAAATTTAGATCCATACATCCTGATTCTGAAGAAAATAG GATCGTGTCCTTACCAACAAACCTGGATTTCATGATCTTCAATCACCGTGGCAAAGTGTTTCCGTGTAATGCGGAGTACAAGTTGAAAAAGTAG